One segment of Pseudomonas asgharzadehiana DNA contains the following:
- a CDS encoding MGMT family protein: MRRTALYLTLAQVPAGCVVSYGELAQLAGLGRAARWVGRTLSQLPEDSRLPWHRVLGAGGRISLPAGSASGDEQRARLRDEGVTVRNNRVDIQRHGWRPVEHSG; this comes from the coding sequence ATGCGCCGCACCGCGCTCTACCTGACTTTGGCGCAAGTCCCCGCTGGCTGCGTGGTGAGCTACGGCGAACTGGCGCAACTGGCTGGGCTGGGGCGCGCGGCTCGGTGGGTCGGGCGCACCTTGAGCCAACTGCCCGAGGACAGCCGACTGCCCTGGCACCGCGTGCTGGGTGCCGGTGGTCGGATAAGTCTGCCGGCGGGCAGTGCCTCGGGCGACGAGCAGCGCGCGCGTTTGCGCGATGAAGGCGTCACGGTGCGCAACAATCGCGTGGATATTCAGCGCCATGGCTGGCGCCCGGTAGAGCACAGCGGTTAG